One genomic region from Streptomyces venezuelae encodes:
- a CDS encoding condensation domain-containing protein, which yields MVSERDSSRLDDTPAPARAVTLTVAYDGGEERRGPVTMGQANMIRCVLRDEPGHINIHDVWPAPAGTGAEGAVDALRTLAVRHEALRTTFPHAPGSVPREQVVAAAGTFTVTVLDHDELPGEPAVYAESLAREARDERFRLDRDFPLRVTLVALDGAAVYAAVAASHAVTDISALAVLKEEWLTLLSGGTLPPLTALTPLGLAAEEAAPAGLRKSAASLGYWERIIRTGPQAMFAEPGAEGTEIAAPRLTLRSRRGARALAAVAARTGGLPATVLLTAWCALLAHRTGQPACVTAVPTANRFEPRLTRSVNTLSQDALLCLDVRVPSFDVLLGKAWGAALNAYRHSRFDAVSLWEMIDRATFERGSRFSRDVAFNDVSTLPTALPSTLPSTLPAADPSSPGGETAVGPELELSWGEVQVLPTRVLTFVHETDPLLRLGVWADPALFTREQAEGLVVGLVRLLEAAAAGDVPLDALTEVTGVRTVERGPEWERVDGSWVSPPAVADALSRALDGVPVHVTTDPAPGRGSPEGEAEAGLMAYIAAGGRPLTPAGAHAALMDALPGRPGLLAPRRYVIVQDPPEEADLSGAWVRQQILSEGTGRDRRM from the coding sequence ATGGTGAGTGAGCGAGACTCCTCGCGGCTCGATGACACCCCCGCACCGGCACGCGCGGTCACCCTCACCGTCGCGTACGACGGCGGTGAGGAGCGCCGGGGCCCCGTCACGATGGGGCAGGCCAACATGATCCGCTGCGTCCTGCGGGACGAGCCCGGGCACATCAACATCCACGACGTGTGGCCGGCGCCCGCAGGGACCGGGGCGGAAGGCGCCGTCGACGCCCTGCGTACCCTCGCGGTACGGCACGAGGCGCTGCGCACCACCTTCCCGCACGCCCCGGGCTCCGTTCCTCGCGAGCAGGTCGTCGCCGCCGCCGGTACGTTCACGGTCACCGTCCTCGACCACGACGAGCTCCCCGGCGAACCCGCCGTCTACGCGGAGTCGCTGGCGCGCGAGGCCCGTGACGAACGCTTCCGTCTGGACCGGGACTTCCCCCTCCGGGTGACCCTGGTCGCCCTCGACGGCGCGGCGGTGTACGCCGCCGTGGCGGCCAGCCATGCCGTCACCGACATCAGCGCGCTCGCCGTCCTCAAGGAGGAATGGCTCACGCTGCTGTCCGGCGGGACGCTGCCTCCGCTGACGGCCCTCACGCCCCTGGGGCTCGCCGCGGAGGAGGCGGCCCCGGCCGGGCTCCGCAAGTCCGCCGCGTCGCTGGGGTATTGGGAGCGGATCATCCGTACCGGACCGCAGGCCATGTTCGCGGAACCGGGTGCCGAGGGGACCGAGATCGCCGCGCCGCGGCTCACCCTGCGGTCGCGGCGGGGCGCCCGCGCCCTGGCTGCCGTGGCGGCGCGGACCGGCGGCCTCCCGGCGACGGTGCTGCTCACTGCCTGGTGCGCGCTCCTCGCGCACCGTACGGGCCAGCCCGCCTGTGTGACCGCCGTCCCGACCGCCAACCGGTTCGAGCCACGGCTGACCCGCTCGGTCAACACCCTCTCCCAGGACGCCCTGCTCTGCCTCGACGTCCGGGTCCCGTCCTTCGACGTGCTCCTCGGCAAGGCCTGGGGGGCGGCGCTCAACGCCTACCGGCACAGCCGGTTCGACGCGGTGAGCCTGTGGGAGATGATCGACCGGGCGACCTTCGAGCGCGGCAGCCGGTTCTCGCGCGATGTCGCCTTCAACGACGTGAGCACCCTGCCCACCGCGCTTCCTTCCACTCTTCCTTCCACTCTTCCTGCCGCCGATCCCTCCTCCCCCGGGGGCGAGACCGCCGTCGGCCCGGAGCTGGAGCTCAGTTGGGGCGAGGTGCAGGTGCTGCCGACGCGCGTCCTGACCTTCGTCCACGAGACGGACCCGCTGCTGCGCCTCGGCGTGTGGGCCGACCCCGCGCTGTTCACGCGGGAGCAGGCGGAGGGCCTCGTCGTCGGTCTGGTACGTCTCCTGGAGGCGGCCGCCGCCGGGGACGTGCCGCTGGACGCGCTCACCGAGGTGACGGGCGTCCGGACCGTCGAACGCGGCCCGGAATGGGAGCGGGTCGACGGCTCCTGGGTCTCGCCGCCCGCCGTGGCGGACGCCCTGAGCCGGGCCCTCGACGGCGTACCCGTACACGTCACGACGGATCCCGCGCCGGGCCGCGGATCGCCGGAAGGGGAAGCCGAGGCCGGGCTCATGGCTTACATCGCCGCCGGGGGCCGCCCGCTCACTCCGGCGGGGGCACACGCCGCGCTCATGGACGCCCTCCCCGGCCGCCCCGGACTCCTGGCTCCCCGGCGGTACGTGATCGTCCAGGACCCGCCGGAGGAGGCCGACCTGAGCGGCGCCTGGGTCCGGCAGCAGATTCTCTCGGAAGGGACCGGCCGGGACCGGCGGATGTGA
- a CDS encoding ATP-binding protein — MSDLLRAPAEIKYAEELDWLESIDDNPKPFSWRLSPKMVRLFVLGSERADGLDREVAQKWFGDRSIVERSIVTLASDRGLLLIGDPGTGKSWLAELLAAAISRNSTLVVQGTAGTTEDHIKYSWNVSMVIAKGQSRESMIPSPIMTAMETGTIGRFEELTRSTSDVQDALISILSEKYVSVPELESDGGGDNIVFAKPGFSIIATANSRDRGVNDLSSALKRRFNFVRIPVVTNKKSEAEIVRFRTEELLRRHQIDLDVPPTLLDVLLQSFADLRASAAAAGSDDEKLESALSTAEQIGVLEDAVLHSNFFGERALTARTLAASLVGSLARREPEDLAILNKYLHGVVEPRGKEEGGSWPEFLEGGREAIAKLA; from the coding sequence ATGTCCGACCTGCTCCGTGCCCCCGCCGAGATCAAGTACGCCGAGGAACTCGACTGGCTGGAATCGATCGACGACAACCCCAAGCCGTTCTCCTGGCGGCTGTCCCCGAAGATGGTGCGCCTCTTCGTCCTCGGCTCCGAGCGCGCCGACGGCCTCGACCGGGAGGTGGCCCAGAAGTGGTTCGGCGACCGCTCCATCGTCGAGCGCTCCATCGTCACCCTCGCCTCCGACCGCGGCCTGCTCCTCATCGGGGACCCCGGCACCGGGAAGAGCTGGCTGGCCGAGCTCCTCGCGGCCGCCATCAGCCGCAACTCCACCCTCGTCGTGCAGGGCACCGCGGGCACCACCGAGGACCACATCAAGTACTCCTGGAACGTGTCCATGGTCATCGCCAAGGGCCAGTCGCGGGAGTCGATGATCCCCTCGCCGATCATGACCGCGATGGAGACGGGCACCATCGGCCGCTTCGAGGAGCTGACCCGCTCCACCAGCGACGTCCAGGACGCGCTCATCTCGATCCTCTCCGAGAAGTACGTCTCCGTCCCCGAGCTGGAGAGCGACGGCGGCGGCGACAACATCGTCTTCGCCAAGCCCGGCTTCTCGATCATCGCCACGGCCAACAGCCGCGACCGAGGGGTCAACGACCTGTCGTCGGCCCTCAAGCGCCGCTTCAACTTCGTCCGCATCCCGGTCGTGACGAACAAGAAGAGCGAGGCCGAGATCGTCCGCTTCCGCACCGAGGAACTGCTCCGCCGCCACCAGATCGACCTGGACGTGCCGCCCACCCTCCTCGACGTCCTCCTCCAGAGCTTCGCCGACCTCCGCGCCTCCGCCGCGGCGGCCGGCAGCGACGACGAGAAGCTGGAGTCCGCGCTGTCCACCGCCGAACAGATCGGCGTACTGGAGGACGCCGTCCTCCACAGCAACTTCTTCGGCGAGCGCGCCCTGACCGCCCGTACCCTAGCCGCCTCGCTCGTCGGCTCCCTCGCCCGCCGCGAGCCCGAGGACCTGGCCATCCTCAACAAGTACCTGCACGGTGTCGTCGAGCCGCGCGGCAAGGAGGAGGGCGGCTCCTGGCCCGAGTTCCTGGAGGGCGGCCGCGAAGCGATCGCCAAGCTGGCATGA
- a CDS encoding 2-phosphosulfolactate phosphatase, translating into MDTRFLSVAEVVEVPSVAVVVDVMRAYTVAAWAFARGAEKIVLAGSLDEALALKSRHPDWVALKDGPPAPGFDAVNSPGLLRSLDLGGRTVVQKTTAGTVGALAVKDASLVLCASFVVAEATASVLRARGSDGVTFVVTGEDGRAEEDLACAQYIDRRVNDGTETGATEFLRRADASRAAAELREGVREGTHPDDVALCLELDRFPFAMVATLEDSLMVLRPVALPSPTGEA; encoded by the coding sequence ATGGACACTCGTTTCCTCTCCGTCGCCGAAGTGGTCGAAGTCCCCTCCGTGGCCGTCGTCGTCGACGTCATGCGCGCCTACACGGTGGCTGCCTGGGCCTTCGCCCGAGGGGCGGAGAAGATCGTTCTCGCCGGGTCGCTGGACGAAGCGCTCGCGCTCAAGTCCCGTCACCCGGACTGGGTCGCGCTCAAGGACGGTCCGCCCGCGCCCGGGTTCGACGCCGTCAACTCGCCGGGTCTGCTGCGCTCCCTCGACCTCGGTGGACGGACCGTCGTCCAGAAGACCACGGCGGGGACGGTCGGCGCGCTCGCGGTCAAGGACGCGTCGCTGGTGCTGTGCGCCAGTTTCGTGGTCGCGGAGGCGACGGCCTCGGTCCTGCGGGCCCGGGGGAGCGACGGTGTCACGTTCGTGGTCACCGGCGAGGACGGGCGGGCCGAGGAAGACCTGGCGTGCGCGCAGTACATCGACCGGAGGGTCAACGACGGGACGGAGACCGGCGCGACGGAGTTCCTCCGCCGCGCCGACGCGTCACGCGCCGCCGCCGAGTTGAGGGAGGGCGTACGCGAAGGGACACACCCTGACGACGTCGCGCTCTGCCTGGAGCTCGACCGCTTCCCCTTCGCCATGGTGGCGACCCTCGAGGACTCGCTCATGGTCCTCCGGCCGGTCGCCCTGCCGTCGCCGACCGGCGAGGCCTGA
- a CDS encoding DUF5682 family protein, which translates to MSAAPETPFAALRGQLHDAAAEFAGGGDALEGILLGMVDDVDRAAGEPLEIFPVCHHSPASALAMARRLREKQPKVVYLELCEDMAPLLTELRNCRLPVAVQAFAGDIDGFPADWAPLSVVAPITEASAEYQAIAYALDTPGVELVLVDRSSDHVFQWDTRHDRAGAPDGADEDASAPAGATGKAAPGAKAAGTEAEAALHGEAVGVEIGDLRPRFAELEEHLLRHGKVRHWSEWWHQYVEVPLGDSDHDTYRQVMFLIGSLFRRLAPGDGERVRVDEDRERYMWTRMREHLAATGTDPADCLYVCGAFHAASRVDEFGVDGATAADGTSGFTISPRTATTWQYGLIPSSHSAIEAQFGLASGSVSIAATQWAKNLKRTRVKPYRLEGQAGAKKPTPTRTAARKTAAKAETPVVPVGADDRLSGFLRRPPVVDTLDEAELLGWSVDIVRAARRSGYLASTADAIAVFETSILLAGMRDRAKPTPYDFQDAAVTCIEKDSVPGRRDVRRLVEIMMGGDRIGQVGYDALPPLARDVYDRLEPLALNLQQRGVRRALLDMASEPDLRACSDVLWMLRRLMPTGAARPIMGERRLGERSIQESWDLSLGTHQRALIELGYEGVSLEQVLEQRLRRTAYGPQATTAQVLGAVEDATLYLGGRRLAEELGTRALEVLAAERTVDGAPEVLRRVRGLLAYYRTSEAVLPPWIESFVRTGYAHYCTLLPTAFRDEDATAGQVAAMLGFLFSMESLALSLGCDRTQLELSVAQSHPQDPAKTALLWAAQVQLGTLSRAELRARCDELLGNPLVVPSYPRYLSGFVHALEPVPGLADVVVEAVSNAFGRLPDAVLLPWLPVLITTLRSNAAELAPLLIREAGRIFPARLAALDAWVPPWRQQPVALAAARTRPHSTAPRGAALLPAHPETFDALAELLGCADGWAPTDTAPRHPSLTDRHPDTAHAVAALLAGA; encoded by the coding sequence ATGAGCGCGGCCCCCGAGACCCCGTTCGCCGCGCTGCGGGGACAACTCCACGACGCCGCAGCTGAGTTCGCAGGCGGAGGGGATGCGCTGGAAGGCATCCTCCTCGGCATGGTCGACGACGTCGACCGGGCGGCCGGCGAGCCCCTGGAGATCTTCCCCGTCTGTCACCACTCGCCCGCGTCGGCGCTCGCCATGGCCCGCCGACTGCGCGAGAAGCAGCCGAAGGTCGTGTACCTGGAGCTGTGCGAGGACATGGCGCCGCTCCTGACCGAGCTGCGCAACTGCCGGCTTCCGGTCGCCGTGCAGGCGTTCGCCGGCGACATCGACGGCTTCCCGGCCGACTGGGCGCCGCTGTCCGTCGTCGCCCCGATCACCGAGGCCTCCGCCGAGTACCAGGCCATCGCGTACGCACTCGACACCCCCGGCGTGGAGCTCGTCCTCGTCGACCGCTCCTCCGACCACGTCTTCCAGTGGGACACCCGGCACGACCGGGCCGGGGCCCCGGACGGTGCGGACGAGGACGCGTCGGCTCCGGCGGGCGCCACGGGCAAGGCGGCTCCCGGGGCGAAGGCCGCCGGGACCGAGGCCGAGGCGGCGCTCCACGGCGAGGCCGTCGGCGTCGAGATCGGCGACCTGCGACCGCGCTTCGCCGAGCTGGAGGAGCACCTGCTCCGGCACGGCAAGGTCCGCCACTGGTCGGAGTGGTGGCACCAGTACGTCGAGGTACCGCTCGGCGACAGCGACCACGACACCTACCGCCAGGTCATGTTCCTCATCGGCAGCCTCTTCCGGCGGCTCGCCCCGGGCGACGGCGAGCGGGTCCGCGTGGACGAGGACCGCGAGCGGTACATGTGGACCCGGATGCGCGAGCACCTGGCGGCCACCGGCACCGACCCGGCGGACTGTCTCTATGTGTGCGGCGCCTTCCACGCGGCGAGCCGGGTCGACGAGTTCGGCGTGGACGGCGCCACGGCCGCCGACGGCACCTCCGGCTTCACGATCTCCCCGCGGACCGCCACCACCTGGCAGTACGGGCTGATCCCGTCGAGCCACTCCGCGATCGAGGCGCAGTTCGGCCTCGCCTCCGGATCGGTTTCGATCGCCGCCACGCAGTGGGCGAAGAACCTCAAGCGCACCCGCGTGAAGCCGTACCGCCTGGAAGGCCAGGCCGGCGCGAAGAAGCCGACCCCGACGAGGACGGCCGCGCGGAAGACGGCCGCGAAGGCCGAGACCCCCGTCGTGCCCGTGGGCGCGGACGACCGGCTCTCCGGCTTCCTGCGCCGGCCGCCGGTCGTCGACACCCTGGACGAGGCCGAACTGCTCGGCTGGTCCGTGGACATCGTCCGCGCGGCCCGCCGCAGCGGCTACCTCGCCTCGACCGCCGACGCGATCGCCGTCTTCGAGACGTCGATCCTGCTGGCCGGCATGCGGGACCGGGCCAAGCCGACGCCGTACGACTTCCAGGACGCGGCCGTCACCTGCATCGAGAAGGACTCGGTGCCCGGGCGCCGGGACGTGCGCCGCCTCGTCGAGATCATGATGGGCGGCGACCGGATCGGCCAGGTCGGCTACGACGCGCTGCCGCCCCTCGCGCGCGACGTGTACGACCGGCTGGAACCGCTGGCGCTCAACCTCCAGCAGCGCGGCGTGCGGCGTGCCCTCCTCGACATGGCCTCGGAGCCGGACCTGAGGGCCTGCTCCGACGTCCTGTGGATGCTGCGCCGGCTGATGCCGACGGGCGCCGCGCGGCCCATCATGGGAGAGCGGCGGCTCGGCGAGCGCTCGATCCAGGAGTCGTGGGACCTGTCCCTCGGCACCCACCAGCGCGCGCTCATCGAGCTCGGCTACGAGGGCGTGAGCCTCGAACAGGTCCTTGAGCAGCGGCTGCGGCGCACGGCGTACGGGCCGCAGGCGACGACCGCGCAGGTCCTGGGGGCGGTCGAGGACGCGACGCTGTACCTCGGCGGCCGGCGCCTCGCCGAGGAGCTGGGCACACGGGCCCTGGAAGTCCTGGCCGCCGAGCGCACGGTGGACGGGGCGCCGGAGGTGCTGCGCCGGGTCCGCGGCCTCCTCGCGTACTACCGGACGAGCGAAGCGGTGCTGCCGCCGTGGATCGAGTCGTTCGTCAGGACCGGATACGCCCACTACTGCACGCTGCTGCCGACCGCCTTCCGGGACGAGGACGCGACGGCCGGGCAGGTGGCGGCCATGCTGGGCTTCCTGTTCAGCATGGAGAGCCTGGCGCTCTCGCTGGGCTGCGACCGGACACAGCTCGAACTGTCGGTGGCGCAGTCGCACCCGCAGGACCCGGCGAAGACGGCGCTGCTGTGGGCGGCGCAGGTGCAGCTCGGCACGCTCTCCCGGGCGGAGCTGCGGGCGCGCTGCGACGAGCTCCTCGGCAATCCTCTGGTGGTGCCCTCCTACCCGCGCTACCTCAGCGGCTTCGTCCACGCGCTCGAACCGGTGCCGGGACTCGCCGACGTGGTGGTGGAGGCCGTCTCGAACGCCTTCGGGCGGCTGCCGGACGCCGTCCTGCTGCCGTGGCTGCCGGTCCTCATCACCACGCTCCGGTCGAACGCGGCGGAGCTGGCCCCGCTGCTCATCCGCGAGGCGGGACGCATCTTCCCGGCCCGGCTCGCCGCCCTGGACGCCTGGGTCCCGCCCTGGCGGCAGCAGCCGGTGGCGCTCGCGGCGGCCCGTACCCGTCCGCACTCCACGGCCCCACGGGGCGCTGCGCTGCTCCCGGCACACCCGGAGACCTTCGACGCGCTCGCGGAGCTGCTGGGCTGCGCGGACGGATGGGCGCCGACGGACACCGCGCCCCGCCACCCGTCCCTGACGGACCGCCACCCCGACACGGCACACGCGGTGGCAGCCCTCCTCGCGGGCGCATGA
- a CDS encoding MFS transporter produces MDTDDVTVRRKSDALPSPWRSSRFRLFFTARSASLLADGMLMVSLTTAVLGAGYGASGVGYALAAWMAPIVLLVLVGGVLADRFTPQVMMVGADVVRLVAMLALAALLAAGDVRLWHIMALLAVSGAATAMFQPGLASMVPQVAEDIQRANALLRISEAICTLLGPGLAGLLVAYWDVAGSFLVIAAAYALSALGLAPLRKLSTAKDDSADPLWQRLATGWHEFRSRSWLWGVIAVWAVYGLFVFGPALPLGAALLTEQHGASGYGWIASADGAGTIVGGLLGMRVKPRRPLVAGALAMLFFSLNPLAPALGWSFTLTAVTGVVAGCGFAFWGVMWATSVQSHIPLAVLSRVSAYDIAGSIMVIPLGRALAGPAAESFGADRVLLFSAVTGVALLGVMLCVPAVRALGRAPAVDGAEDVDGPDGTGSDGGGTGR; encoded by the coding sequence ATGGATACCGATGACGTGACCGTCCGGCGGAAGTCGGACGCGCTTCCCAGCCCGTGGCGGTCGAGCCGCTTCCGGCTGTTCTTCACCGCGCGCAGCGCGTCGCTGCTCGCCGACGGCATGCTGATGGTCTCGCTGACGACCGCCGTCCTCGGCGCGGGCTACGGGGCCAGTGGCGTCGGATACGCGCTGGCCGCGTGGATGGCGCCGATCGTCCTGCTGGTCCTGGTCGGCGGAGTCCTCGCGGACCGGTTCACCCCGCAGGTGATGATGGTCGGCGCCGACGTGGTGCGCCTGGTGGCCATGCTCGCGCTCGCGGCGCTGCTGGCCGCGGGCGACGTACGGCTCTGGCACATCATGGCGCTGCTCGCGGTCAGCGGCGCCGCGACGGCCATGTTCCAGCCGGGCCTGGCGAGCATGGTCCCCCAGGTCGCCGAGGACATCCAGCGGGCCAACGCGCTCCTGCGGATATCCGAGGCGATCTGCACGCTGCTCGGCCCGGGCCTCGCGGGGCTCCTCGTCGCCTACTGGGACGTGGCGGGCTCCTTCCTGGTGATCGCGGCGGCGTACGCGCTCAGCGCGCTGGGCCTCGCGCCGCTGCGGAAGCTGAGCACCGCCAAGGACGACAGTGCCGACCCTCTGTGGCAGCGGCTGGCCACGGGGTGGCACGAGTTCCGGTCCCGGTCCTGGCTGTGGGGTGTCATCGCCGTCTGGGCGGTCTACGGTCTGTTCGTCTTCGGGCCGGCGCTGCCGCTGGGCGCGGCGCTGCTCACCGAGCAGCACGGGGCGAGCGGCTACGGCTGGATCGCCTCGGCCGACGGGGCCGGCACGATCGTGGGCGGGCTGCTCGGCATGCGCGTGAAGCCTCGCCGACCGCTCGTCGCGGGGGCCCTCGCCATGCTGTTCTTCTCGCTCAACCCCCTGGCCCCGGCCCTCGGCTGGTCGTTCACGCTCACGGCGGTCACCGGTGTCGTGGCCGGCTGCGGCTTCGCCTTCTGGGGGGTCATGTGGGCGACGAGCGTGCAGTCCCATATTCCCCTGGCCGTCCTCAGCCGTGTCTCGGCCTACGACATCGCCGGCTCCATCATGGTGATCCCGCTGGGGCGGGCACTGGCCGGTCCGGCGGCGGAGTCCTTCGGGGCCGATCGCGTGCTGCTCTTCTCCGCCGTGACGGGTGTCGCGCTCCTCGGGGTCATGCTCTGCGTCCCGGCCGTCCGCGCGCTCGGCCGGGCGCCGGCGGTCGACGGCGCCGAGGACGTGGACGGCCCGGACGGCACCGGGTCGGACGGCGGCGGCACAGGCCGCTGA
- a CDS encoding DUF6271 family protein has protein sequence MRRVCLTLPTDRACSETIRAVAEEAAHGARRFGVEVHLLVLDSSEAPVLAGHRTTVTGLPPVPGVVVHHLDEARQRAFLRKVIAASGVAAPERVLDLLLPSRVSYGACTDRAFLIAEALGCASVHRRDSDSRYQHHSPSGNPHEGGPVFPFHHELTSLGRLPADVAGLVSRSRLDPACADRPVAMVGGSFVGEMSVDVEEIRRLDPAVYEDVIGLSVPDGYPEIWRRNLIAESFRGAGTTPFTRDLSTLTSVSPTRVDMCNIAFTSEVYGRVPLPPATDTIGSDYFLIHLVHDARLPGVLHNRHIVNFHTQERRSDAGFLAYHRRLAKFFLSTPYFNAVYERMAAAGAELLDADGRVRADAVAGFVRDSTLLDPVENAERLDVVDRSYRKLGGRYAGAADVLAAERERLIDAARADMEDFALLIDAWGPLTRSTKSVKGITW, from the coding sequence GTGCGCCGCGTCTGCCTGACCCTCCCCACCGACCGGGCCTGCTCCGAGACCATCAGGGCGGTCGCCGAGGAGGCCGCCCACGGCGCCCGCCGGTTCGGCGTCGAGGTGCACCTCCTGGTCCTGGACTCCTCCGAGGCGCCGGTGCTCGCCGGGCACCGTACGACGGTCACCGGTCTGCCGCCGGTGCCGGGCGTGGTCGTCCACCACCTCGACGAGGCCCGGCAGCGGGCCTTCCTGCGGAAGGTGATCGCCGCGTCGGGCGTCGCGGCGCCCGAGCGGGTGCTCGACCTGCTGCTGCCGTCCCGCGTGTCCTACGGGGCCTGCACCGACCGCGCCTTCCTGATCGCGGAGGCCCTGGGCTGCGCGTCGGTGCACCGGCGGGACTCCGACAGCCGCTACCAGCACCACTCCCCCTCCGGGAATCCGCACGAGGGCGGACCGGTCTTCCCCTTCCACCACGAGCTGACGTCGCTGGGGCGGCTGCCCGCCGACGTCGCCGGACTCGTGTCACGGAGCAGGCTCGACCCCGCGTGCGCGGACCGGCCGGTGGCCATGGTCGGCGGCTCCTTCGTCGGCGAGATGTCCGTGGACGTCGAGGAGATCCGCCGGCTCGACCCCGCCGTCTACGAGGACGTCATCGGCCTCTCGGTCCCCGACGGCTATCCGGAGATCTGGCGCAGGAACCTCATCGCCGAGTCGTTCCGCGGCGCCGGGACCACCCCTTTCACCCGCGACCTCTCGACGCTCACCAGCGTCAGCCCCACGCGGGTGGACATGTGCAACATCGCCTTCACGAGCGAGGTCTACGGCCGGGTGCCGCTGCCGCCCGCCACCGACACCATCGGCAGCGACTACTTCCTGATCCATCTGGTCCACGACGCCCGGCTGCCGGGCGTTCTCCACAACCGCCATATCGTCAACTTCCATACACAAGAGCGTCGTTCCGACGCGGGCTTCCTCGCCTACCACCGGAGGCTCGCCAAGTTCTTCCTGTCCACGCCGTACTTCAACGCCGTGTACGAACGGATGGCCGCCGCCGGAGCGGAGTTGCTCGACGCCGACGGCCGTGTCCGCGCGGATGCCGTCGCCGGGTTCGTCAGGGACAGCACCCTTCTGGACCCCGTCGAGAACGCCGAGCGGCTCGACGTCGTGGACCGCTCGTACCGCAAGCTCGGCGGCCGCTACGCCGGGGCCGCCGACGTCCTCGCCGCCGAGCGCGAACGACTCATCGACGCGGCCCGGGCCGACATGGAGGATTTCGCCCTCCTGATCGACGCCTGGGGACCCCTGACCCGCTCCACGAAGTCCGTGAAAGGCATCACATGGTGA
- a CDS encoding VWA domain-containing protein: MTDRTAPEPTAPADSDDNRRQVLYWRLLARLFDHEEQAALESASLAVVEDIGLPSALLDPGASVDSVVQRHPELAEEFDGLMTPEPEPDDARDRAAEVRRAALASKVLLNVFSTGSGTVSAGQLARWQSDAGWLERALGCPPGGLRGGRAAGAGLTGGGLGAELGSLEADLVQRMHLREVLADPALAAKLTPSMSLIEQLLRDKGNLSGIALANAKSLIRRYVDEVAEVLRTQVEKATVGELDRSVPPKRVFRNLDIDRTIWKNLTNWSPEEERLYVDRLYYRHTVRRTTPQRLVVVVDQSGSMVDSMVNCTILASIFAGLPKVDVHLIAYDTRAIDLTPWVHDPFDVLLRTNLGGGNDGPVAMAMARPKIAEPKNTVMVWISDFYEFDRSQPLFEGIEAVHRSGVRFIPVGSVTSSGRQEVNPWFRERFKALGTPVVSGHIDKLVHELKTFLT; the protein is encoded by the coding sequence ATGACCGACCGCACTGCCCCCGAGCCCACCGCTCCCGCCGACTCCGACGACAACCGCCGTCAGGTCCTCTACTGGCGTCTCCTCGCCCGGCTCTTCGACCACGAGGAGCAGGCCGCCCTGGAGTCCGCGAGCCTCGCCGTCGTCGAGGACATCGGCCTCCCGTCGGCGCTGCTCGACCCGGGCGCGTCCGTCGACTCCGTCGTCCAGCGCCACCCGGAACTGGCCGAGGAGTTCGACGGCCTGATGACCCCGGAGCCCGAGCCGGACGACGCCCGCGACCGGGCCGCCGAGGTGCGGCGTGCCGCACTCGCCTCGAAGGTCCTGCTCAATGTCTTCTCCACCGGCTCCGGCACGGTCTCCGCCGGCCAGCTCGCGCGCTGGCAGTCGGACGCCGGCTGGCTGGAGCGCGCGCTCGGCTGCCCGCCCGGCGGCCTGCGCGGCGGACGGGCGGCCGGAGCCGGCCTCACCGGTGGCGGCCTCGGCGCCGAACTCGGCTCCCTCGAGGCGGACCTGGTCCAGCGCATGCACCTGCGCGAGGTGCTCGCCGACCCCGCGCTCGCCGCCAAGCTCACCCCGAGCATGTCCCTCATCGAGCAGCTCCTGCGCGACAAGGGCAATCTCTCCGGCATCGCCCTGGCCAACGCCAAGTCCCTCATCCGGCGTTACGTCGACGAGGTCGCCGAGGTGCTGCGCACCCAGGTGGAGAAGGCGACCGTCGGCGAGCTGGACCGCTCGGTCCCGCCCAAGCGGGTCTTCCGCAACCTCGACATCGACCGCACCATCTGGAAGAACCTCACCAACTGGAGCCCGGAGGAGGAGCGGCTCTACGTCGACCGCCTCTACTACCGGCACACCGTCCGCAGGACCACGCCCCAGCGGCTCGTCGTCGTCGTGGACCAGTCCGGCTCCATGGTCGACTCGATGGTGAACTGCACCATCCTGGCCTCGATCTTCGCCGGTCTGCCGAAGGTGGACGTCCACCTCATCGCGTACGACACCCGCGCGATCGACCTCACCCCCTGGGTGCACGACCCGTTCGACGTGCTGCTCCGTACCAACCTCGGCGGCGGCAACGACGGACCGGTCGCCATGGCCATGGCCCGGCCGAAGATCGCCGAGCCCAAGAACACCGTCATGGTGTGGATCTCCGACTTCTACGAGTTCGACCGCTCCCAGCCGCTCTTCGAGGGCATCGAGGCGGTCCACCGGTCCGGCGTGCGGTTCATCCCCGTCGGCTCGGTGACCAGCTCCGGACGCCAGGAGGTCAACCCCTGGTTCCGCGAGCGGTTCAAGGCGCTCGGCACCCCGGTCGTCTCCGGCCACATCGACAAGCTCGTCCACGAACTCAAGACCTTCCTCACCTGA